One region of Halohasta litchfieldiae genomic DNA includes:
- the gyrB gene encoding DNA topoisomerase (ATP-hydrolyzing) subunit B — translation MSGENEYGAGQIQVLEGLQAVRKRPAMYIGSTDGRGLHHLVYEVVDNSIDEALAGYCDHIDVTIHDDDSVSVSDDGRGIPVDVHEQYDRPALEVIMTVLHAGGKFDNKSYQVSGGLHGVGVSVVNALSKWLEVEVKRDGHVWQHRFDHGEPEVDAFEKVRPMDEGEETGTTIRFWPDDDIFETTDFTYSTLANRLRELAFLNSGVAINLTDERSDESEQFRYEGGIKEFVRYLNETRTPIHQEVIYFEDEDQNIQVEIAIQATEELQGSVHAFANNINTREGGTHLTGFKTALTRVINDYANEHGLTNDLDENLKGEDVREGLTAVISVKHPDPQFEGQTKTKLGNSEVRGIVESATHQHLRTYLEENPDTGKAVVSKAAEAARARKAAKKAEELTRRKSALESTALPGKLADCQTRDPADSELFVVEGDSAGGSAKQGRDRHNQAILPLKGKILNVEKHRLDRILENTEIRALITAIGAGIGEEFDIDEARYQKIIIMTDADVDGAHIRTLLLTLLYRHMKPLLEAGYVYAAQPPLYRVRYRGNTYDAMTEEDRDRIIEEKCNGNPTQVQRFKGLGEMNPDQLWETTMDPENRILKRITIEDAAAADRMFSVLMGDAVEPRKQFIKEHATEAEWVDI, via the coding sequence ATGTCAGGCGAAAACGAATACGGGGCCGGACAGATTCAGGTTCTCGAAGGCCTCCAGGCCGTCCGGAAGCGTCCGGCGATGTATATCGGCTCGACGGACGGTCGCGGGCTCCACCATCTCGTCTACGAGGTCGTCGACAACTCGATTGACGAGGCGCTGGCCGGCTACTGTGACCACATCGACGTGACGATTCACGACGACGACTCGGTGTCGGTCTCCGACGACGGCCGGGGGATCCCGGTCGACGTCCACGAGCAGTACGACCGCCCCGCCCTCGAAGTCATCATGACCGTCCTCCACGCCGGCGGGAAGTTCGACAACAAATCCTACCAAGTTTCGGGCGGCCTCCACGGTGTTGGCGTTTCGGTCGTCAACGCGCTGTCGAAATGGCTGGAAGTCGAGGTCAAACGCGATGGCCATGTGTGGCAGCACCGCTTTGATCACGGCGAACCCGAGGTCGACGCCTTCGAGAAGGTTCGACCGATGGACGAGGGCGAAGAAACCGGCACGACGATCCGATTTTGGCCTGACGACGACATCTTCGAGACGACTGATTTCACCTACTCGACGCTAGCCAACCGGCTTCGGGAGCTGGCCTTCCTCAACTCCGGGGTCGCAATCAATCTGACCGATGAACGCTCCGACGAAAGCGAACAGTTCCGCTACGAGGGCGGTATCAAGGAGTTCGTCCGGTATCTTAACGAAACTCGAACCCCGATCCACCAGGAAGTCATCTACTTCGAGGACGAAGACCAAAATATTCAGGTCGAAATCGCTATTCAGGCGACCGAAGAGCTACAGGGGTCGGTCCACGCCTTCGCCAACAACATCAATACGCGCGAGGGTGGCACCCATCTCACCGGGTTCAAAACCGCACTCACCCGCGTCATCAACGATTATGCTAACGAACACGGACTCACCAACGATCTCGACGAGAACCTCAAGGGCGAGGACGTTAGGGAGGGCCTAACCGCGGTTATTTCGGTCAAACATCCTGACCCGCAGTTCGAGGGCCAAACCAAGACCAAACTCGGCAACAGCGAAGTTCGGGGGATCGTCGAAAGCGCGACCCACCAGCACCTCCGAACCTATCTCGAAGAGAACCCCGACACCGGAAAAGCGGTCGTCAGCAAGGCCGCCGAGGCCGCCCGCGCACGCAAGGCAGCGAAAAAGGCCGAGGAGTTGACGCGGCGCAAGAGTGCCCTGGAGTCGACCGCACTCCCGGGCAAACTCGCCGACTGCCAGACCCGTGACCCGGCCGACAGCGAACTGTTCGTCGTCGAGGGTGATTCGGCAGGTGGCTCGGCCAAACAGGGCCGAGACCGACACAATCAGGCAATTTTGCCATTGAAGGGGAAGATCCTCAACGTCGAGAAACACCGGCTTGATCGAATCCTCGAAAACACCGAGATTCGTGCGCTGATCACCGCGATTGGGGCCGGTATCGGCGAGGAGTTCGACATCGACGAGGCTCGGTATCAGAAGATCATCATTATGACCGACGCCGACGTCGACGGCGCTCACATCAGAACACTCCTATTGACCCTCTTGTACCGCCACATGAAGCCCCTGCTTGAGGCGGGCTACGTCTATGCGGCCCAACCACCCCTCTACCGAGTGCGGTACCGCGGAAACACCTACGATGCGATGACTGAGGAAGACCGCGACCGGATCATCGAGGAGAAATGCAATGGCAACCCCACGCAGGTCCAGCGGTTCAAGGGACTCGGCGAGATGAATCCTGACCAGTTGTGGGAGACAACGATGGATCCCGAGAACCGAATTCTCAAGCGGATTACCATCGAGGATGCCGCCGCGGCCGACCGAATGTTTTCGGTGCTGATGGGCGATGCGGTTGAACCGCGGAAACAGTTTATCAAAGAACACGCGACCGAAGCCGAATGGGTCGACATCTAA
- a CDS encoding DNA topoisomerase VI subunit B — protein MTSFQAELGADEGIAEELAKGQREISIAEFFEKNKHMLGFDSGARGLVTAVKEAVDNALDATEEAGFRPDIYVEITEVGDYYKLIIEDNGPGITKEQLPKVFGKLLYGSRFHAREQSRGQQGIGISAAVLYSQLTSGKPAKITSRTQEAGQAEYFELIIDTDTNEPEIRESKTTTWDRTHGTRIELEMEANMRARQQLHTYIKNTAVVNPHARIELREPGLDEPLKFERGTDKLPAETSEIRPHPHGVELGTLLKMLAATESYSISGFLQEEFTRVGKKTASKVLDAFRDRHYGREVSWPTPTLNVDITAAITEAVSNKGADATESFAGEIQSVLQSRERTAHFELVEIVDNVAESVEDETGRTFGSTVRGKAVDAVWAELTAFETDADEDGDGRDHLTPAIYTLIDEATSTRKDDATIQALAERIARRLANSDGDQFRFTHDELTRLVEEAADATVEYDDVTVGDTARENILDSLWEISRTVPDDAPKIREIADSRDTSSELLEAMRETNILAPPTDCLSPITAELVEAGLKKEYDADFYAAATRDADVHGGDPFIVEAGIAYGGELKAEGGVDLLRFANRVPLVYQQGACAITDVVKGIGWRNYNLDQPGGSGMPNGPAVLMVHVASTNVPFTSESKDALANIPAIEDEIELAIREAARELKSYLNKRQSLQKRQEKQDVLSRILPEMADKVAEVTGRPRPNIEGAMGKIMNNLCIDREIKDGTVTLTVENFSDRSESPEITEIVTVEPQDLNGDGSVVDLDGEWYVQWSPSVSAGEEAELKYTIDETADFDITVEGIEDEKLTLNA, from the coding sequence ATGACGTCATTCCAGGCAGAACTCGGTGCCGACGAGGGGATCGCCGAAGAGCTGGCCAAAGGCCAGCGAGAGATCTCTATCGCCGAGTTCTTCGAGAAGAACAAGCACATGCTCGGCTTCGACTCGGGGGCTCGCGGGCTTGTCACCGCGGTCAAAGAGGCCGTCGACAATGCCCTCGATGCCACCGAGGAGGCGGGGTTTCGACCCGACATCTACGTCGAAATCACCGAAGTCGGTGACTACTACAAACTCATCATCGAAGACAACGGGCCGGGCATCACGAAAGAACAGCTTCCCAAAGTGTTCGGAAAACTCCTCTACGGCTCTCGGTTTCACGCCCGCGAACAGTCCCGCGGCCAGCAGGGAATCGGGATCTCCGCGGCGGTGCTCTACTCCCAACTCACGAGCGGAAAGCCAGCCAAGATCACGAGCCGAACCCAAGAGGCCGGTCAAGCCGAATACTTCGAGCTGATCATCGATACCGATACGAACGAGCCGGAGATCAGGGAATCAAAAACGACGACATGGGACCGAACCCACGGCACGCGGATCGAACTAGAGATGGAGGCCAATATGCGGGCCCGCCAGCAGCTTCATACCTACATCAAAAATACCGCGGTCGTCAACCCCCACGCGCGGATCGAACTTCGGGAGCCGGGGCTTGATGAACCCCTGAAATTCGAGCGCGGAACCGATAAGCTCCCGGCCGAAACCAGCGAGATTCGACCCCACCCTCACGGGGTCGAACTCGGGACGCTCCTGAAAATGCTTGCAGCGACCGAATCCTACTCGATTTCGGGCTTTCTGCAGGAGGAGTTCACCCGCGTCGGGAAGAAAACCGCCAGCAAAGTGCTCGATGCGTTCCGAGATCGCCACTACGGCCGGGAGGTCTCGTGGCCAACACCCACCCTTAACGTCGACATCACTGCCGCGATCACCGAGGCCGTCTCAAACAAGGGTGCAGACGCCACCGAATCGTTCGCTGGCGAGATCCAGTCAGTCCTCCAGAGCCGCGAGCGAACCGCCCACTTCGAGTTGGTTGAGATCGTCGACAACGTCGCCGAGAGCGTCGAAGACGAGACGGGTCGCACCTTTGGGTCGACGGTCAGAGGGAAGGCCGTCGACGCCGTCTGGGCCGAACTGACCGCCTTCGAGACCGATGCGGATGAAGACGGAGACGGTCGAGACCACCTCACGCCAGCGATCTACACGCTGATCGACGAGGCGACAAGCACCCGGAAGGACGATGCGACGATTCAGGCGCTCGCCGAGCGAATTGCGCGTCGACTCGCAAATAGCGATGGCGATCAGTTCCGATTTACACACGACGAACTCACGCGCCTCGTCGAGGAAGCTGCTGACGCGACCGTCGAGTACGACGACGTGACCGTCGGCGACACTGCCCGCGAGAACATTCTGGACTCCCTCTGGGAGATCTCCCGAACCGTCCCCGACGACGCCCCGAAAATTCGAGAGATCGCCGACAGCCGCGACACGTCCAGCGAACTGCTGGAGGCGATGCGGGAGACCAACATTCTCGCACCGCCAACTGACTGCCTGTCGCCGATCACGGCCGAGCTTGTCGAAGCTGGGCTGAAAAAGGAGTACGATGCCGACTTCTATGCCGCCGCGACGCGCGACGCGGACGTCCACGGCGGCGACCCCTTCATCGTCGAGGCCGGGATCGCCTACGGCGGCGAACTCAAAGCCGAAGGCGGCGTCGACCTCCTCCGATTTGCCAACCGTGTTCCGCTGGTCTACCAGCAGGGCGCGTGTGCGATCACCGACGTAGTCAAGGGAATCGGCTGGCGGAACTACAATCTCGACCAACCCGGCGGCAGCGGGATGCCGAACGGCCCGGCAGTGCTCATGGTCCACGTCGCCTCGACCAACGTGCCGTTCACCAGCGAGTCGAAGGACGCGCTGGCCAACATTCCAGCCATCGAAGACGAAATCGAGTTGGCGATTCGAGAGGCCGCCCGCGAACTCAAATCCTATCTGAACAAGCGGCAGTCGCTTCAAAAACGACAGGAGAAACAGGACGTCCTCAGTCGGATTCTGCCGGAGATGGCCGACAAAGTCGCCGAGGTGACGGGGCGACCACGACCCAACATCGAGGGCGCGATGGGCAAAATCATGAACAATCTCTGTATCGACCGCGAAATCAAGGACGGAACGGTGACGCTAACGGTCGAAAACTTCTCCGACCGGAGCGAAAGCCCCGAGATCACCGAGATCGTGACCGTCGAGCCACAGGATCTCAACGGCGACGGGAGTGTGGTCGACCTCGACGGCGAATGGTACGTCCAGTGGTCGCCATCGGTGTCGGCCGGTGAGGAGGCCGAACTGAAATACACAATCGATGAGACGGCCGATTTCGACATCACTGTCGAGGGGATCGAAGACGAGAAACTGACGCTGAACGCCTAA
- a CDS encoding DNA topoisomerase IV subunit A → MSKRTNEARAREQLIDLAEEFYDQFAGGQIPEMTLPTRTKSNIEYDPDSGVWVYGDRTSTRSANSVRGARKLLKAVYTIEFLDQQLAEDRSSTLRELYYLSESWDNNEAHFSDQDESNQMIEDLEIVSDVTREDFHMRPEESGATLMGPLEIREQTRRGEREIHCQQDVGEGGYQIPNNPDTIEFLDNDIDFVLCVETGGMRDRLIENGFDDDYNCLVVHLKGQPARATRRIIKRLHDELDLPVTVFCDGDPWSYRIYGSVAYGSIKSAHLSEYLATPEADYIGIQPQDIVDYDLPTDPLADSDINALESELTDPRYQTDYWEEQIELQLEIGKKAEQQALAARGLDFVTDTYLPERLDAMDVI, encoded by the coding sequence ATGAGTAAACGAACCAACGAAGCCCGAGCCAGAGAACAGCTCATCGACCTTGCCGAGGAGTTCTACGACCAGTTCGCCGGCGGCCAGATCCCAGAGATGACGCTGCCGACGCGAACCAAGAGCAACATCGAGTACGACCCCGACTCCGGGGTTTGGGTGTATGGAGATCGGACGTCGACGCGGTCGGCGAACTCGGTGCGTGGCGCTCGAAAGCTGCTGAAGGCGGTGTACACCATCGAGTTCCTCGACCAGCAGTTGGCAGAGGATCGCTCGTCGACGCTGCGAGAACTCTACTACCTCTCCGAATCGTGGGACAACAATGAGGCCCACTTCTCGGATCAAGACGAGTCGAACCAGATGATCGAGGATTTGGAGATCGTCTCGGATGTGACCCGCGAGGACTTCCACATGCGGCCCGAGGAGTCCGGCGCGACCCTGATGGGGCCGCTTGAGATCCGCGAGCAAACGCGCAGAGGAGAACGGGAGATCCACTGCCAGCAAGACGTTGGCGAGGGAGGCTACCAGATCCCGAACAACCCCGACACCATCGAGTTCCTCGACAACGACATCGATTTCGTCCTCTGTGTGGAGACCGGTGGGATGCGCGACCGGCTCATCGAGAATGGGTTTGACGACGACTACAACTGTCTGGTCGTCCACCTCAAAGGTCAGCCTGCCCGCGCTACCCGGCGGATCATCAAACGACTCCACGACGAACTCGATCTTCCAGTGACGGTGTTCTGTGACGGCGACCCGTGGTCCTACCGGATCTACGGTTCAGTTGCATATGGCTCGATCAAATCCGCCCACCTCTCGGAGTATCTTGCGACGCCGGAGGCCGACTACATCGGGATTCAGCCCCAAGATATCGTCGACTACGATCTGCCGACCGATCCGCTGGCCGATTCGGATATCAATGCGTTGGAGTCGGAACTGACCGACCCGCGCTACCAGACTGACTACTGGGAAGAACAGATCGAACTCCAACTCGAAATCGGGAAAAAGGCCGAACAGCAGGCGCTGGCGGCCCGCGGGCTGGACTTCGTTACAGACACGTATCTGCCAGAGCGACTCGACGCGATGGACGTTATTTAA
- a CDS encoding HalOD1 output domain-containing protein, which yields MSSEPPLSVRLPQQIADKQGVDPTELSPPVGDVIDIEALERTLSTAAASQQTTPTVTFGYDGLTVTVEGTDDIEVRIESAASCQVRPPTPGAAD from the coding sequence ATGTCCTCCGAGCCACCACTCAGTGTCCGTCTCCCCCAACAGATTGCCGACAAGCAGGGTGTTGATCCAACGGAACTCTCCCCACCGGTCGGCGACGTTATCGACATTGAAGCCCTCGAACGCACGCTTTCGACAGCCGCTGCGAGCCAGCAGACGACTCCCACTGTCACCTTCGGCTACGATGGGCTCACTGTCACCGTCGAAGGTACTGACGACATCGAAGTTCGCATCGAGTCGGCGGCTAGCTGTCAAGTTCGGCCACCGACGCCGGGTGCTGCCGACTGA
- a CDS encoding DUF6159 family protein, whose amino-acid sequence MFYGRARLVGRRRVPRPGADAAWGMAAAWERKTEIAVWSVISAVVGVILRSLERSDSMLTRLVAGFFALGWTITTFFVIPVIVFEDVSPSELFSKSAGTFRETWGETLSSNFGIGLVQFGLWLVGMGVVVAVGVGLFSLVPAVGTTTVVLGAVGVSVGVYLVGQTVQGITKTALYIYAAERTIPPEFDDFDFESLDGRTERSTTSREHPPARS is encoded by the coding sequence ATTTTTTACGGCCGCGCTCGTCTCGTCGGTCGACGACGTGTTCCACGGCCGGGAGCCGACGCTGCGTGGGGGATGGCTGCTGCGTGGGAACGGAAGACGGAGATTGCGGTCTGGTCGGTGATCTCAGCAGTCGTCGGCGTAATCTTGCGGTCGCTTGAACGCTCGGATTCAATGCTCACGCGACTCGTCGCGGGGTTCTTTGCACTCGGCTGGACGATTACCACGTTTTTTGTTATCCCCGTCATCGTCTTCGAGGACGTCTCTCCGAGTGAGTTGTTCTCGAAAAGTGCCGGAACGTTCCGCGAGACATGGGGTGAGACACTGAGTTCGAACTTCGGCATCGGCCTCGTCCAGTTCGGCCTGTGGTTGGTGGGAATGGGTGTCGTGGTCGCTGTCGGTGTCGGACTGTTCTCGCTCGTGCCTGCGGTCGGTACCACAACTGTGGTTCTCGGCGCGGTTGGCGTCTCAGTTGGCGTCTATCTCGTCGGCCAAACCGTCCAGGGGATCACCAAAACAGCCCTCTACATCTACGCTGCCGAGCGGACGATTCCCCCCGAGTTCGACGATTTCGACTTCGAGAGTTTGGATGGCCGGACCGAGAGGTCGACTACCAGTCGGGAGCACCCACCGGCGAGATCGTAG
- a CDS encoding FKBP-type peptidyl-prolyl cis-trans isomerase — MSDEQAEADAAADADESADAASETETGFQNGDFVKLDYTLRTTEDDDVVDTTILEVAEEAGIDTEEHEFSPRTIIIGEGHVFESVDEALIGGEVGDEGSVVISAEEAFGEYDPDQVKTISAQKIDEDDRYPGANVQIDNEQGHIETIIGGRARVNFNHPLAGEELEYEYEILEEVDDVVGKAEGLLGMYLQHAPPIWIETDEVEEEVPVDSDDEDAEPEFETQTVEKETLYIESTPQLTMNQQWMMSKGQIAQEVIAKIGVDRIVVQEILDGSGGGMFGGMGGMGGLGGAGGEEVEEALEDVDLDDVDLDADELAEEIEDEA; from the coding sequence ATGAGTGACGAACAGGCCGAAGCGGACGCTGCCGCTGACGCTGATGAGTCTGCAGACGCTGCATCGGAGACCGAGACAGGGTTCCAGAATGGCGATTTCGTCAAGCTCGACTACACCCTCCGCACCACCGAGGACGACGATGTCGTCGACACAACGATCCTCGAAGTCGCCGAAGAGGCAGGAATTGATACCGAGGAACACGAGTTCTCGCCACGAACGATCATCATCGGTGAAGGCCACGTCTTCGAATCCGTCGACGAGGCCCTGATCGGCGGCGAGGTCGGCGACGAGGGATCGGTCGTCATCTCCGCGGAGGAAGCCTTCGGCGAGTACGACCCCGACCAGGTCAAAACGATCAGCGCCCAGAAAATCGACGAGGACGACCGCTACCCCGGCGCGAACGTCCAGATCGACAACGAACAGGGCCACATCGAGACCATTATCGGCGGCCGCGCACGGGTCAACTTCAACCACCCGCTGGCCGGCGAAGAGCTCGAATACGAGTACGAGATCCTCGAAGAAGTCGACGACGTAGTCGGCAAGGCCGAGGGCCTGCTTGGGATGTACCTCCAGCACGCCCCGCCGATCTGGATCGAGACCGACGAAGTCGAAGAGGAGGTCCCCGTCGACTCCGACGACGAGGATGCCGAGCCCGAGTTCGAAACCCAGACCGTCGAGAAAGAGACGCTCTACATCGAGTCTACGCCACAGCTGACGATGAACCAGCAGTGGATGATGTCCAAGGGCCAGATCGCTCAGGAAGTCATCGCCAAAATCGGTGTCGACCGCATCGTCGTCCAAGAGATCCTCGACGGCAGCGGCGGCGGCATGTTCGGCGGTATGGGCGGCATGGGTGGTCTCGGCGGTGCTGGCGGCGAGGAAGTCGAAGAGGCCCTCGAAGACGTCGACCTCGATGACGTCGATCTCGACGCCGACGAACTCGCCGAAGAGATCGAAGACGAAGCCTAA
- the cyaB gene encoding class IV adenylate cyclase, which yields MYEVELKLRADHEDLREKLGELGADHVDSRTQNDTYYNAPHRDFAETDEALRIRHETTEHSEAVAKITYKGPLVEAESKTREEHETVVVDEEALSGILSGLGFEPAARVEKEREFYELDGYTISLDSVSGLGEYIEIEQEATEDDIEAVREGAVDLLSELSLDSSEQIRTSYLGLLLENDM from the coding sequence ATGTACGAAGTCGAACTCAAACTCCGAGCCGACCACGAGGACCTCCGCGAGAAACTCGGGGAACTGGGAGCCGACCACGTCGACAGCCGCACCCAGAACGACACCTACTACAATGCGCCCCACCGCGACTTTGCCGAAACCGACGAGGCGCTCCGTATTCGGCACGAAACGACCGAACACAGCGAAGCGGTTGCCAAAATAACTTATAAAGGTCCGTTGGTCGAGGCGGAATCGAAAACCCGCGAGGAACACGAGACGGTTGTCGTCGACGAGGAGGCCCTGTCGGGCATTCTCTCGGGACTCGGCTTCGAGCCAGCAGCACGAGTTGAAAAAGAACGGGAGTTCTACGAACTGGATGGCTACACGATCAGCCTCGACAGCGTAAGTGGTCTCGGCGAGTACATCGAAATTGAACAGGAAGCTACAGAGGACGATATCGAAGCGGTGCGTGAGGGCGCGGTCGACTTGCTGTCGGAACTCAGTCTAGATTCCAGCGAGCAGATCCGCACCTCCTATCTTGGACTCCTGCTCGAAAACGACATGTGA
- a CDS encoding methionine adenosyltransferase produces MSRNIQVSELDRRAVEDQSVEIVERKGIGHPDSISDGLAESVSRALSQLYLDRVGKVLHYNTDETQLVAGRAAPTFGGGEVIEPMYILIVGRATKQYDGEELPVNATALAAAREYLNETIPELEYGTDVIVDVKLGEGSGDLQEVFGEDGATVPMANDTSFGVGHAPLTETEQIVATAEQELNTTYADEHPELGPDVKIMGKREGDHINITVAAAMIDAYIDDIDAYAAAVDNVEAYVTDLAEDITDREVSVDVNTADDLDDGSIYLTVTGTSAEQGDDGSVGRGNRANGLITPNRPMSMEATSGKNPVNHIGKIYNLLSTEIAESVVDEVDGIRDLQVRLLSQIGNPIDQPHVADAQVVTEDGIAVADVDSEIHEIVDRELADVTDITRKVIEGDISTF; encoded by the coding sequence ATGAGTCGGAATATTCAGGTTAGCGAACTCGACCGGCGGGCGGTCGAGGATCAGTCGGTCGAAATCGTCGAGCGAAAGGGAATCGGGCATCCGGATTCGATCAGCGACGGGCTTGCCGAAAGCGTTTCTCGGGCACTCTCACAACTCTATTTGGATCGTGTCGGCAAAGTCCTCCACTACAACACCGACGAGACTCAGCTCGTCGCCGGGCGGGCCGCGCCCACCTTCGGTGGCGGCGAGGTCATCGAGCCGATGTATATTCTCATCGTCGGCCGAGCAACCAAACAGTACGACGGCGAGGAACTGCCAGTCAACGCGACCGCGTTAGCTGCGGCCCGCGAGTATCTCAACGAGACGATTCCCGAACTCGAATACGGTACCGACGTGATCGTCGACGTCAAACTCGGCGAAGGCTCCGGCGACTTGCAGGAGGTCTTCGGTGAGGACGGCGCAACCGTTCCGATGGCCAACGATACCTCCTTCGGTGTCGGTCACGCCCCCCTCACGGAGACCGAACAGATCGTTGCTACCGCCGAACAGGAGCTCAACACGACCTATGCCGACGAGCATCCCGAACTCGGCCCGGACGTGAAGATCATGGGGAAACGCGAGGGCGATCACATCAACATCACCGTCGCAGCGGCGATGATCGACGCCTACATCGACGATATCGATGCCTACGCTGCAGCGGTCGACAACGTCGAAGCCTACGTCACCGACCTCGCCGAGGATATCACCGACCGCGAAGTGAGCGTCGACGTCAACACGGCCGACGATCTCGACGACGGCTCGATCTATCTCACCGTCACCGGCACCTCCGCCGAGCAGGGCGACGACGGCTCGGTCGGCCGCGGCAACCGCGCCAACGGTCTCATCACGCCGAACCGACCGATGAGTATGGAGGCGACCTCCGGCAAAAACCCCGTCAACCACATCGGAAAGATCTACAATCTCCTCTCGACTGAGATCGCCGAGTCGGTCGTCGACGAGGTCGACGGCATCCGCGACCTGCAGGTTCGACTCCTGAGCCAGATCGGCAACCCAATCGATCAGCCACACGTGGCTGACGCCCAAGTGGTCACCGAAGACGGTATCGCCGTCGCCGATGTCGACAGCGAGATCCACGAAATCGTCGACCGCGAGTTGGCCGACGTGACCGACATCACCCGGAAAGTCATCGAAGGCGATATTTCAACGTTTTAA
- a CDS encoding sensor histidine kinase, translating into MTLYSQFEGGVVLQQELQRLNAGVARGAVIGLAFGFYDVERQRTRRREQQLERQVERLEEFASIVSHDLRSPLTVARGRIELLKASHDLDEEHVSQIEFAHERMTEIIEDSLALARGGHEVTDPESVDLESVANTAWQTVGTSTARLVVDGDGTIEADEDRLKRLFENLFRNSVEHGTPVDNTTDDGAEESEITITVGQLVDNSGFYIEDDGVGVPEADRESMFEAGNTGSGSGSGLGLAIVRRIAQAHGWEVDLREAETGGARFEFRT; encoded by the coding sequence TTGACCCTCTACTCGCAGTTCGAAGGCGGTGTCGTCCTCCAACAGGAGCTCCAGCGGCTGAATGCAGGTGTTGCCCGCGGCGCGGTGATTGGTCTCGCCTTCGGCTTCTATGACGTTGAACGCCAGCGAACTAGACGCCGCGAACAGCAACTCGAACGCCAAGTCGAGCGGCTCGAAGAGTTCGCCTCCATCGTCTCACACGACCTGCGGAGTCCGCTAACGGTCGCTCGCGGCCGAATCGAACTCCTGAAAGCAAGCCATGATCTCGACGAGGAACACGTCTCCCAGATCGAGTTCGCCCACGAGCGGATGACCGAGATCATCGAGGACTCGCTGGCCCTCGCGCGAGGCGGTCATGAAGTCACCGACCCGGAGTCGGTCGACCTCGAATCGGTCGCCAACACAGCGTGGCAAACCGTGGGCACGTCGACGGCACGGTTGGTCGTCGACGGCGATGGCACCATCGAAGCCGACGAGGACCGACTCAAACGACTGTTTGAGAATCTGTTTCGGAATAGCGTGGAACACGGCACACCAGTCGACAACACGACTGACGACGGTGCCGAGGAAAGCGAGATCACGATCACAGTCGGCCAACTGGTCGACAACAGCGGCTTTTATATCGAAGACGACGGCGTGGGCGTGCCCGAGGCTGACCGAGAGTCGATGTTCGAGGCCGGCAACACCGGCTCCGGCTCCGGTAGTGGGCTCGGGTTGGCTATCGTCCGCCGTATTGCACAGGCCCACGGCTGGGAGGTCGATCTCCGGGAGGCGGAAACCGGCGGTGCGCGCTTCGAGTTCCGAACGTGA
- a CDS encoding DUF5804 family protein, with amino-acid sequence MTQVCLIGSEDVDLRYELLSRETARNALSTYELSQPFDNAIGLETVSLGAAVSLLNDLNWYLVRFTDYTMVREPSISETEWLSRGLATQVRDRGVRPEETDRLLQIFGVEDNRLVEPMYVTRVTDSVPSYDLRDVDETVVVRVAEDEFGG; translated from the coding sequence GTGACACAGGTCTGTCTCATCGGGAGCGAGGACGTCGACCTCCGCTATGAGCTACTGTCCCGTGAGACCGCCCGCAACGCCCTGTCGACCTACGAACTCAGCCAACCGTTCGACAACGCCATCGGTCTCGAAACGGTGAGCCTCGGGGCGGCCGTCTCCCTTTTAAATGACCTCAACTGGTATCTCGTGCGGTTCACCGACTACACGATGGTTCGTGAGCCATCGATCAGCGAGACTGAATGGCTCTCCCGAGGGCTGGCGACGCAGGTCAGAGACCGCGGGGTTCGGCCGGAAGAAACCGACCGCCTCCTCCAGATCTTTGGTGTTGAGGACAATCGCTTGGTCGAACCGATGTACGTCACCAGAGTCACGGACTCGGTGCCGAGCTACGATCTGCGGGACGTCGACGAAACGGTCGTCGTCCGGGTCGCCGAAGACGAGTTCGGTGGCTGA